From Toxorhynchites rutilus septentrionalis strain SRP chromosome 2, ASM2978413v1, whole genome shotgun sequence, a single genomic window includes:
- the LOC129767191 gene encoding paramyosin, short form isoform X2 — protein sequence MAPLQILSNRSERRERLIPTQIWDANYGHAMHYYQPMIDYLDAKRCGRTPERIPYLPYTEERGLDRFHTSYFSFRPYTAEEIAALSDESVDKAVSYLPDYRFDIKRSVLSVTATADAARLKKHVTPDSVVDRYRNKLAQRTYQQRLQDHRENMALCKRTQFFNDLKSDELSPELKKAIKGKSAHQISNILLAESSKSRASEDRSMSKSIQRSSMGRQSSNRATSEVRYIVRSSSSNLSEAAELQAEASQQYKAVHHSVDNVRREIKNFAVKTTEFLHDTSKQTSIEIEQLNARVVEAETKLKSEVQRIKKKLQIQITELEMSLDVANHTNIELQKTIKKQSLQLTEIQAHYEDIQRQLQSTVDQYGIAQRRILSLTSELEEIRVNYDSSLRSKRQVEVQLEEASSRINELSVSNANYASLRSKLEQELQTLAGDYEEVSRELRVSDERYQKVQVELKHTVELLHEEQERIVKIETIKKSLEVEVKQLSIRLEEVEVNAVAGSRRIISKLEARLRDIEVELEEERRKHAETIKILRKKERSVKEVYIQIEEDQKNIQILQDALEKSNQKIAAYKRQLVEQEQCSQQSVTKVRRFQRELEAAEDRADVAESNLHLVRAKHRTFVTTSTVPGSQVYLVQETVRTVNESSS from the exons atggcACCGTTGCAAATTCTGAGCAACCGAAGCGAACGTCGCGAGAGGCTAATCCCCACTCAAATTTGGGACGCGAACTATGGACATGCGATGCACTACTACCAACCAATGATCGACTACCTAGATGCAAAACGCTGCGGCAGGACACCGGAGAGGATACCTTATCTGCCGTACACCGAGGAGCGAGGTCTAGACCGATTTCACACGAGCTACTTCTCCTTTCGGCCCTACACGGCGGAGGAGATAGCGGCCCTGTCGGACGAGTCAGTCGATAAGGCAGTTAGCTATCTGCCCGATTATCGCTTCGATATAAAACGCTCTGTACTTAGTGTGACCGCGACCGCCGACGCAGCTAGACTGAAGAAGCACGTTACGCCAGACAGTGTAGTGGACCGTTATCGGAATAAATTAGCTCAACGCACCTACCAGCAGCGCCTGCAGGATCACAGAGAAAATATGGCACTGTGCAAACGAACCCAATTCTTCAACGACCTCAAGAGTGATGAGCTGTCGCCCGAGCTGAAGAAGGCTATCAAGGGCAAATCGGCTCATCAGATCTCCAACATTCTGCTGGCTGAAAGTAGCAAGTCCCGTGCTTCTGAGGATCGTTCCATGAGCAAATCGATCCAAAGGTCTTCCATGGGGCGCCAGTCGAGCAATCGCGCCACCAGTGAAGTTCGCTATATCGTTAGGTCATCCAGTTCTAATCTGTCTGAAGCGGCTGAGCTTCAGGCTGAAGCTTCCCAGCAGTACAAGGCTGTTCACCATTCGGTCGATAATGTTCGTCGCGAGATCAAAAATTTCGCCGTCAAGACCACCGAATTCTTGCACGATACCAG CAAGCAGACCAGCATCGAAATCGAACAGCTGAATGCTCGCGTCGTCGAGGCCGAGACCAAGCTGAAGAGCGAAGTGCAGCGCATCAAGAAGAAGCTGCAGATTCAGATCACCGAACTGGAAATGTCCCTGGATGTGGCCAACCACACCAACATTGAGCTGCAGAAGACTATCAAGAAACAGTCCCTTCAGCTGACCGAAATTCAGGCCCACTACGAGGATATCCAGCGCCAGCTGCAGTCCACCGTGGATCAGTACGGCATTGCCCAGCGTCGTATTCTGTCCCTGACTAGTGAGCTGGAAGAGATTCGTGTCAACTACGACAGCTCGCTCCGCTCGAAACGCCAGGTTGAGGTTCAGCTGGAGGAAGCCAGCTCCCGTATCAACGAGCTTTCGGTCAGCAACGCTAACTATGCTTCCCTCAGAAGCAAGCTTGAACAGGAACTGCAGACTCTGGCTGGCGACTACGAAGAAGTCTCTCGCGAGCTGCGTGTCAGCGACGAGCGTTACCAGAAGGTCCAG GTTGAACTTAAGCACACCGTTGAATTGCTCCACGAAGAACAGGAAAGAATTGTCAAGATTGAAACCATCAAGAAATCCCTGGAAGTCGAAGTCAAG CAACTTTCTATCCGTCTTGAAGAGGTTGAAGTCAACGCTGTCGCCGGTAGCCGTCGTATCATCAGCAAGTTGGAGGCCCGTCTGCGTGACATTGAAGTCGAACTTGAGGAGGAGAGAAGGAAGCACGCCGAAACCATCAAGATTCTGCGCAAGAAGGAACGTTCGGTCAAGGAAGTATACATCCAGATTGAAGAAGACCAGAAGAACATCCAGATACTGCAGGACGCCCTGGAAAAGTCCAACCAAAAGATTGCTGCCTACAAGCGTCAGCTAGTCGAACAG GAACAATGTTCGCAACAAAGTGTCACCAAGGTACGCCGCTTCCAGCGCGAGCTCGAAGCCGCTGAAGACCGTGCCGACGTGGCCGAGAGCAACTTGCACCTGGTTCGTGCCAAACATCGTACCTTTGTTACCACCTCCACCGTGCCCGGATCTCAAGTTTACCTAGTCCAGGAAACAGTCAGAACCGTCAATGAGTCATCGTCTTAA
- the LOC129770792 gene encoding queuine tRNA-ribosyltransferase accessory subunit 2, translated as MKFVLETVTKCSGRTGTINGIDKLSNVKLQTPGLILHTKGGSVPYLSKDVFKYTKNNSQFMQYSLTNTEHMQDAIHVYGEGISGFTGQKDSMSLLILRDPSELCQTTFHEKDLMPIYGRSGKKNFNSEQYMELVEAFKPAIYVPLYDGDTDGHSSKKREQKSVDRTEKFVEHCLKLHRKSEVLKNSTIIGPIVGGYNMHLREQSIKFLSQFEKDLGGYLIAGIHSNGSSATEINASSVQQITSSICQSLPQEKVRFAFGAFSPNVLLQLVSSGVDVFDTSYAYLKTQQNRALNFSYDTDEIEVENREMELDMKDSRWAEDFTGFVSSCHCLACKQHTKAYSHHLYNTRELLSSILLMIHNLHHYFEFFNAIRKHVETDTIPKLVDHLNKQRECPIEQNVVVQTNDGDNNSKEMSKKVRL; from the exons ATGAAGTTTGTTCTGGAGACTGTCACCAAATGTTCCGGTAGAACTGGAACAATAAATGGTATTGATAAATTATCGAATGTGAAGTTACAAACACCTGGTTTGATCCTGCACACTAAG GGAGGTAGTGTACCATACCTTTCCAAAGATGTGTTTAAATACACAAAAAACAATTCTCAGTTTATGCAATACTCTCTTACCAACACGGAGCACATGCAGGACGCAATTCACGTGTATGGAGAAGGTATATCTGGTTTCACCGGGCAAAAAGACTCGATGTCTTTACTTATACTTAGAGACCCTTCAGAATTGTGTCAAACAACTTTCCATGAGAAAGACCTAATGCCAATATATGGGCGAAGTGGAAAGAAAAACTTCAACTCTGAGCAGTACATGGAGTTGGTTGAGGCCTTCAAACCAGCAATTTATGTCCCACTTTATGACGGCGACACTGATGGGCACAGCTCAAAGAAACGCGAGCAAAAATCTGTCGATAGGACGGAAAAGTTTGTGGAACATTGTCTTAAACTGCATCGGAAATCCGAGGTTTTGAAGAATTCCACTATAATCGGACCGATCGTAGGAGGATATAATATGCATTTACGGGAACAATCAATCAAATTTCTCAGTCAATTTGAGAAAGATCTTGGAGGGTATCTTATCGCAGGAATACACTCGAATGGTTCATCAGCAACCGAAATAAACGCGAGCTCTGTTCAGCAAATAACTTCTAGTATTTGTCAATCACTTCCTCAGGAAAAGGTTCGCTTTGCGTTTGGTGCGTTTAGTCCAAACGTTCTTCTACAACTGGTTTCCAGCGGTGTGGACGTTTTCGATACGAGTTATGCTTACTTGAAAACGCAGCAGAATCGCGCTCTGAACTTTAGCTACGATACTGACGAAATTGAAGTGGAAAACCGAGAGATGGAGTTGGACATGAAAGATTCCCGATGGGCTGAAGACTTTACGGGATTCGTTAGTTCATGTCACTGTTTGGCATGTAAACAACATACCAAGGCCTATTCGCACCATCTGTACAACACAAGAGAATTGCTTAGCTCAATTTTGCTAATGAT acacaatctgCATCACTATTTTGAGTTCTTCAATGCTATTCGGAAGCATGTAGAGACTGATACGATACCTAAACTTGTTGATCATTTGAATAAGCAGAGAGAATGTCCAATTGAACAAAATGTTGTAGTACAAACAAATGACGGCGACAATAACAGTAAAGAAATGTCAAAAAAAGTCAGGTTATaa
- the LOC129768220 gene encoding ubiquitin carboxyl-terminal hydrolase isozyme L5, producing MADSAGEWCLIESDPGVFTEMIREFGVEGVQVEELWSLDEEHFKQLAPIHGLVFLFKWEKDDEPVGSVVQDDRLDKIFFAKQVITNACATQAILSILLNTTHPDIKLGTTLSDFKEFCQSFDAYNKGLALSNASQIRTVHNSFARQTLFELDNKQPKRDEDIFHFVAYVPIDGRLYELDGLKEGPIDVGVIGPNDDWLDIVRPIIKKRIYKYCEDEILFNLMAFVSDRQLIYQRQIDQLLNAGVEDEMEANQSEVMRLQMLIDDEEAKRKRYKIENIRRKHNYLPLIVELLKILAQNGQLMPLYEKAKQRASERESSSKPAGPK from the coding sequence GGGTTGAAGGTGTTCAGGTTGAGGAATTATGGAGTTTGGATGAGGAGCACTTCAAACAGTTAGCGCCTATCCACGGTTTGGTGTTCCTGTTCAAGTGGGAAAAAGATGACGAACCGGTGGGATCAGTTGTCCAAGACGATAGATTGGATAAGATTTTCTTTGCCAAGCAAGTGATCACTAATGCTTGTGCAACGCAGGCTATACTAAGTATTCTGCTTAACACCACGCATCCGGACATTAAACTTGGGACCACACTGTCCGATTTCAAGGAATTTTGTCAATCATTCGACGCATACAATAAAGGCCTTGCGCTGTCAAATGCCTCGCAAATCAGGACGGTGCACAATTCCTTCGCGCGGCAAACACTATTCGAATTGGATAACAAACAGCCCAAAAGAGATGAAGATATCTTTCATTTTGTGGCCTATGTTCCAATTGACGGAAGACTTTATGAGCTGGATGGCTTGAAGGAAGGCCCTATCGATGTAGGCGTCATTGGTCCAAACGACGATTGGTTGGACATAGTGCGGCCGATTATCAAAAAGCGTATATACAAGTATTGTGAAGATGAGATTCTCTTCAATTTGATGGCATTTGTTTCCGATCGCCAGTTGATTTATCAACGACAGATCGACCAATTACTCAACGCGGGTGTGGAGGACGAAATGGAGGCAAATCAGAGTGAGGTGATGAGACTGCAAATGCTAATCGACGATGAAGAGGCCAAACGCAAGCGATATAAGATTGAAAATATTCGCCGGAAGCATAATTATTTGCCGCTGATTGTGGAACTGTTGAAAATTTTGGCCCAAAACGGACAGCTGATGCCGTTGTACGAAAAAGCGAAGCAACGAGCATCTGAAAGGGAATCATCTTCCAAACCAGCGGGCCCGAAATAG
- the LOC129770793 gene encoding uncharacterized protein LOC129770793, with translation MKETVFKTKESIQLLNLESSELYNILLNLKFLNDKLNQIIQTITLAKVGMLNEQVLSQNEIELIIEDLSKENVTVWNTAEALTYVTTSIVTNEHEIALLLKLPKLDPRIFRKIFILPTWFNRQQIHISNHNYLNHEDQYYIVSSLQPRIFDAKDITPDSTVCVPYLLNGKPAKCDYLANPAEEIISIDSQHLITNVLDNFTLHTNCGLSERNLSGTYLISFNNCEVTVNNQTFSNYNRNITGEPIHLPMYGIPIEKQRIVVNLSLHHLHNLHLETRKEMEEIRLNATSIQWPHWTIFGGLSFTPIVISIIFFLFISRHRRSEVKIQMNHQKQAPDEAKRFQILPLSEILRMEPHT, from the coding sequence ATGAAAGAAACCGTGTTTAAAACAAAAGAATCTATTCAACTGCTTAATCTTGAGTCATCTGAATTGTATAACATACTCTTGAACTTAAAATTCCTGAATGacaaattaaatcaaattaTACAAACAATAACGCTAGCAAAAGTAGGGATGCTTAATGAACAAGTACTGAGCCAGAATGAAATAGAGTTAATTATTGAAGATCTAAGTAAAGAAAATGTAACTGTTTGGAACACCGCTGAAGCATTAACTTATGTCACTACATCTATTGTAACCAACGAACATGAAATAGCACTTTTACTCAAACTACCAAAGCTAGACCCGAGAATCTTCAGAAAAATCTTCATTCTACCAACATGGTTCAATCGTCAACAAATCCACATCTCCAACCATAATTATCTTAATCATGAAGACCAGTACTATATTGTGAGCAGCCTGCAGCCAAGAATTTTCGATGCCAAAGACATTACACCTGACTCAACAGTATGCGTACCATACCTGCTTAACGGAAAACCAGCAAAATGCGATTATCTAGCCAACCCAGCGGAAGAAATCATTTCAATTGACAGCCAACATCTCATCACGAATGTGTTAGACAATTTCACCCTGCACACCAACTGTGGCTTATCCGAGAGGAACCTGTCGGGTACTTACCTGATTTCATTCAACAACTGTGAGGTAACAGTTAACAACCAAACGTTTTCAAACTATAACCGGAACATAACTGGAGAACCTATTCATTTGCCGATGTATGGCATACCTATAGAAAAACAACGTATTGTTGTTAATCTGAGCTTACATCATTTGCATAATCTGCACCTAGAGACAAGAAAAGAGATGGAAGAAATCCGTTTAAACGCCACTAGTATACAATGGCCACATTGGACAATTTTTGGAGGACTATCATTTACTCCCATTGTCATAAGcattattttctttttgttcattTCCCGCCATAGAAGATCAGAAGTCAAAATCCAGATGAATCACCAAAAGCAGGCCCCAGATGAAGCAAAGAGATTCCAAATATTACCATTAAGTGAAATTCTTCGTATGGAACCTCACACTTAA